The Bradyrhizobium guangxiense genomic sequence AGTGCGGGACATGGTGCTCAGGCGTTCGACGAATACCCTGTGCGTTGTCGCATGGAATCCTGTCACCGACGTCAGACTCGATCGCGCGATCGTGCATGGTCAAATCGCACGCGGCGCCCAGTTTTGTATGCAGGTCATGCAGCATTTGGAGTGCAAGCCATGAAGCCGATCTCGTTTCTCTTCGTCGTCATCTGTCTTGCGCTCTCGGGCGCCGCGATTGCCCGCGGTGGCGTCGGCTCGCCGATGTCGATGGCGCACGGCGGTGCGCTCGGTACCAGTGCCGGCAGGCCCGGGACGAACTCGCTCGGCACCGCGCTTCCGTCAGCCGAGAGCGGCGATCACGCAATGCGCGGGCCCTTGCTGGGGACGAACCAGACCATCGACAAGGAGGACGCGCGGCTCGAGAAGATGCTCGAAGGATCGATCTGTCGCGGCTGCTGAGACGTTCGGATTGAAGCGCGGTGAGCGCGGCTGACGCGGGAATGGGCTTTCCGGGCGCGGCTGTCAGCATGCTCTGATGGATTGGGGCGATCTTCCCATTCCGCGCGCCTGTATCCGGATTGCACGCAGCCGCGGCGAAAAGTTCGACCGCGAAGTATCTTCAAAATGCCGGAAGCCGCCGGCGACGATGCGGCCGGGCGTGCCTTCGTGAAATTTACGGTGCGTTTGGGAAGATCGCGCCAGCGTCGACCCCCTAAAAAAGACCGATATCATTCGAGCGGAGCGCTGGGCGTTCGATCGCCAGGCGCCTCCGCATTGCAAGGAGACTTGATGAAACTGGCAGGTATACCGGGGCGTTCGAGCCTTGGATCGCTCATCCTGATTGCCGCCGTCATTGGCTGTAGCGCCGCGGCCTTCGCGTACACCGCGGGGTGGCTCTCGCCTTCGCGTCTCACGCCGGATCTGATGATCGCGGCGTTGACGCCTCCAAGCGGTCCGCCACTCGGACATCGGCGGAACCATGCCAAGGGAATCTGCTTCACCGGCACGTTCGAAGCGAACGGGAATGGTGTGGAACTGTCGCGGGCCCAGATGTTCGTGCAGGGCCGCTATCCGGTCCTCGGTCGTTTCAATCTCGGCACCGCCGATCCGAATGCGGTGGATGCGACAGTGCGCGTTCGCGGCGTCGGCCTTCAGATATCGGCGGCGGACGGCGAGGAGTGGCGAATGGCGATGATCAATCCGCCGTTCTTTGCGGTCTCCACGCCCGAGGCGTTTCACGACCTGCTGGTTGCGGCCGGCAAGAAGGATCCGGAGGCGATGACGGCGTTCACCCGCGCCAATCCGGAGTTCGCAGCTTTCGCGGCCTGGGCCAACGCGGCGCCCTGGACCGGAAGCTATGCGGAGGAGCCCTACAACAGTCTCAACAGCTTCGTCTTCACGAATGCGAGGGGCGATGAGCACGCCGTGCGGTGGTCGCTGCTGCCCACGGCAGAGCCTACTCCTATCGCCCAGGCGGAGCTGAAAAAACGCGGCCCGGATTTTCTCGAGCAGGAAATCACGGATCGGGTGCAGTCTGCCCCGCAACGATGGACCATGGTCACTACCGTGGCCGATCCCGGCGATCCGACCGCGGATCCAAGCAGGGCCTGGCCGGAGAACCGGCGCAAGGTACAGGTCGGAACGCTCGTCGTGCAGCGAATTGAAGCGGAGCGCGATGGACCCTGCCGCGACATCAATTTCGATCCGACCGTGCTGCCGCGGGGAATCCGTATCTCTGACGATCCTTTCCCGGCTGCGCGCTCGTCGGTCTATCGCAAATCCTACGATCTGCGCGCGGCCGAAGCCGGGGACTATCCGAGAAGCGGAGTTGCCAAGCCATGACCCGTCCCCCACATCGGTTCGCCCCGACCCAGCGGCTGCTGCACTGGCTGATGGCGTTCTGCATTATCGCCATGCTCTTCATCGGTGTCGGCATGGTGTCCACCGTGGCGCCGAAATACCTGCCGCTCATCCTGATCCACAAGACGCTCGGCGTTGTGCTTCTCATCCTTGTCCTTGTCAGGCTGGCGCTGCGGCTTCGTCTCGGCGCACCGCCGTTGCCGGCCGATCTACCGCCGGCGATCAAGCTCGGCGCGCGATTGTCGCACCTGCTGCTCTACGGCTTCATGATCCTCATGCCGTTGCTTGGGCTCGGCATGCTCTGGGCCGCGGCCTATCCGGTGGTCCTGTTCGGCGGGATCGAAATTCCGGAATTCCTGCCGCAGAGCGACCGCGCGCATACGTTGCTTTGGAACGCCCATGTCTATCTGGGCCTCGCATTCTTCGCCCTGGTGCTGCTGCATCTGGCGGCAGCGCTGTTCCACGCCTTGATCCGCCGTGATGGCGTTTTCGCGACGATCTCGCCGCTGCCGCAGCGGGAGCGGATGAAGCCCGCCGAATGAGTGCGCAGGCGGGCGTGCAGTCCGGGAATGATCCTTTCGGGTCAGAAAGACCGGTCGCCCGCCGCCTGATTAAAGTTTTCCCACCCCAGCAAGGATGCCGACCATGACCAAAGCAGACCTCCAAAGCCCGACGGATCTCGGGGCCAATGCAAACCGCGATATTCCTGCCGCGCTCAGAGCATTGCTGGCTGACGTTTTCGCGCTGTACATGAAGACGAAGAACTTCCATTGGCACGTATCGGGCAGTCATTTCCGTGACTACCATCTTCTGCTCGATGAGCAGGGCGAGCAGATCTTTGCCATGACCGACGATATCGCCGAGCGGGCGCGCAAGATCGGCGGCACCA encodes the following:
- a CDS encoding catalase family peroxidase, whose amino-acid sequence is MKLAGIPGRSSLGSLILIAAVIGCSAAAFAYTAGWLSPSRLTPDLMIAALTPPSGPPLGHRRNHAKGICFTGTFEANGNGVELSRAQMFVQGRYPVLGRFNLGTADPNAVDATVRVRGVGLQISAADGEEWRMAMINPPFFAVSTPEAFHDLLVAAGKKDPEAMTAFTRANPEFAAFAAWANAAPWTGSYAEEPYNSLNSFVFTNARGDEHAVRWSLLPTAEPTPIAQAELKKRGPDFLEQEITDRVQSAPQRWTMVTTVADPGDPTADPSRAWPENRRKVQVGTLVVQRIEAERDGPCRDINFDPTVLPRGIRISDDPFPAARSSVYRKSYDLRAAEAGDYPRSGVAKP
- a CDS encoding cytochrome b; protein product: MTRPPHRFAPTQRLLHWLMAFCIIAMLFIGVGMVSTVAPKYLPLILIHKTLGVVLLILVLVRLALRLRLGAPPLPADLPPAIKLGARLSHLLLYGFMILMPLLGLGMLWAAAYPVVLFGGIEIPEFLPQSDRAHTLLWNAHVYLGLAFFALVLLHLAAALFHALIRRDGVFATISPLPQRERMKPAE